One part of the Thermodesulfobacteriota bacterium genome encodes these proteins:
- the radC gene encoding DNA repair protein RadC has translation MTDTPHYLHHRKRLRERFHKAGAQAMHDYELLELLLTFSIPRRDVKPVAKKLIETFGSLSGVLDAEQKELENVSGVGAMSASLIRLVKELYLSYLDESMKNQDALSSPEAVIEFCRIKLSGLRNEAFMVIYINVKNEVIDYALLQEGTLDSVAVYPRKIVETALSHHASGVILVHNHPSGNPMPSKEDKILTKEITDAAYALDIRVLDHLIVGREGYFSFMENDLIAINK, from the coding sequence ATGACAGACACTCCGCACTACCTTCATCATAGAAAGAGATTAAGAGAGCGTTTTCACAAAGCAGGGGCTCAAGCTATGCATGACTATGAGCTGCTTGAGCTGTTACTTACTTTCTCAATTCCCAGAAGGGATGTTAAGCCTGTTGCAAAGAAACTGATAGAAACTTTTGGCAGCCTCTCTGGAGTTTTAGATGCAGAGCAAAAAGAGCTTGAAAATGTCAGCGGTGTTGGAGCTATGTCTGCTTCGCTTATCCGTCTTGTAAAAGAGCTCTATTTAAGCTATTTGGATGAGAGCATGAAAAACCAGGATGCGCTTTCATCTCCTGAAGCGGTTATAGAGTTTTGCAGGATTAAACTCTCCGGGCTGCGAAATGAAGCATTCATGGTGATTTATATAAATGTAAAAAATGAGGTTATAGATTACGCACTACTACAGGAGGGAACTTTAGACAGCGTTGCGGTATATCCAAGAAAAATTGTTGAGACTGCTCTTTCTCATCATGCATCGGGCGTTATACTTGTTCATAACCATCCAAGTGGCAACCCTATGCCTTCAAAAGAAGACAAGATTCTGACAAAAGAAATAACAGATGCAGCCTATGCTCTAGATATCAGGGTGCTGGATCATCTTATTGTTGGAAGGGAGGGATACTTTAGTTTTATGGAGAATGATCTTATTGCAATAAATAAATAA